The following is a genomic window from Micromonospora cathayae.
GGGCGAGTAGGAGGAGACGTAGCGCTCCAGGGCGCCGCGGATCTCCTCCGTCGAGATGGTCAGCTCGGCCATCCTCTGCTTCCTTAAGTATCAGGGGCCCGGGATACCTAGTACCGACCGGTCCGAATGGCGTCTGTCATTCAGGGCGCGCAGCGGTGAAGCGGGTCAGCGCTTCGCGAGCGCGTTGCGGGTCTCGTTCAGGCGGCGCAGCACGGTGCCGTCGTACAGGTCGGAACCGACCCGGACACTGACACCACCGAGGATCTCGGGGTCCACCAGCTGCTTGACGGAAACCTCCCGACCGTAGATCGCGGCGAGGCGGGCGGCCAGTCGGCCCTCCTCCTCGTCGGTCAACGGGGCCGCCACGGTCACGTACGCGACCTGCCGGTCCCGCCGGTCCGCGACCAGCTCGACCAGCCGGGTGAGCGCACCGGTGAAGGAGCGCCCGCCGAACCCGCTCAGCGCCACCTCGACGAGGCGGACGGTGACCGGGCGGGCCTTGCCGGCGAGCAGGTCCCGGGCCAGGCTGGCCCGCTGCTCGGCCGGAGCCGTCGGGTCGGTCAGCGCGGTGGACAGCTCCGGCTGCCCGGCCACGAGCTGCCCGAAGCGGAACAGCTCGTCCTCCACCTCGCCCAGGTCACCGGCGGCTTCGGCGCTGGCCAGCAGCGCCTCCACCCCGAGCCGCTCGGCACCGTCGAGCAGCTCCGACGGAGCCGACCACCGGCCGGAGACCAGCGCGGCGAGCAGGTCGAGCGCGTCCGCGCCGACCTTGCCGCGCAGCATGTCGCCGAGCAGACCGGCCCGGTCCGCGCCGGTCCGCGCCGGCTCGGACAGCGCCCGG
Proteins encoded in this region:
- a CDS encoding F0F1 ATP synthase subunit delta; the encoded protein is MQAASRESYQAANERLTTYARGAQPAAVAATADELLAVAGLLRREPRLRRALSEPARTGADRAGLLGDMLRGKVGADALDLLAALVSGRWSAPSELLDGAERLGVEALLASAEAAGDLGEVEDELFRFGQLVAGQPELSTALTDPTAPAEQRASLARDLLAGKARPVTVRLVEVALSGFGGRSFTGALTRLVELVADRRDRQVAYVTVAAPLTDEEEGRLAARLAAIYGREVSVKQLVDPEILGGVSVRVGSDLYDGTVLRRLNETRNALAKR